A window of the Candidatus Hydrogenedentota bacterium genome harbors these coding sequences:
- a CDS encoding FAD-dependent oxidoreductase, protein MKKKVAVVGGVAGGMSCAARIKRLDRDVEVVVFERGPDVSFANCGMPYYIGGVIRSRAAMAVQTPAGLSARYGLDIRTRHEVAAVDTAAKTVRVRALGSGEEFEEAYDALVLATGAEPLRLPVPGADLSHVHALNNLSDMDRIAEAAANAKTACIIGGGFIGLELAENLHARGLKITIVELMDQVLAPMDKEMTAPLLQELEIYGVDTRLGDSATAIEPGAVTLKSGARVDADLVCMCAGVKPRSALAAAAGIETGPRGHIVVDGRMRTSAPDVYAVGDAVQSRCTVSGEPVAIPLAGPANRQGRIAADVICGRDSEYIGIQGSSIVKVFDVAAGQTGLTEKRLKALGLPYRRAYLHPSQHAGYYPGAYPVDIKLLFSPEGKIYGVQATGAEGVDVVVDTIATAMRGGLTVYDLEELELAYSPQWGAAKHGVNMTGFVAANILRGDMDVVEPDAIPGDAFLLDVRKPEEAALGMIPGATVIPVDELSGRLDELPRDRAIAAYCGVGLRAYIACRLLTQAGFAAANINGGFTTWRAFNPPPAGQS, encoded by the coding sequence ATGAAGAAGAAAGTGGCGGTGGTCGGCGGAGTGGCCGGGGGCATGAGCTGCGCGGCCCGCATCAAACGGCTGGACCGGGATGTGGAGGTGGTGGTGTTCGAGAGGGGCCCCGACGTCTCCTTCGCCAACTGCGGCATGCCGTATTACATTGGCGGCGTGATCAGGAGCCGTGCGGCAATGGCCGTGCAGACGCCGGCGGGCCTGAGTGCCCGCTACGGGCTGGACATCCGCACGCGCCACGAGGTCGCCGCTGTGGACACGGCGGCGAAAACCGTGCGCGTGCGCGCCCTGGGCTCCGGGGAGGAGTTTGAGGAGGCCTACGACGCCCTGGTGCTGGCCACGGGGGCCGAGCCCCTCCGGCTGCCCGTGCCGGGCGCGGACCTGTCGCATGTCCACGCGCTGAACAACCTTTCGGACATGGACCGCATTGCGGAGGCCGCCGCCAACGCGAAGACCGCCTGCATCATCGGCGGCGGCTTCATCGGCCTGGAACTTGCCGAGAACCTGCACGCCCGGGGGCTCAAGATCACGATTGTTGAGCTGATGGACCAGGTGCTGGCGCCCATGGACAAGGAGATGACCGCCCCCCTGCTCCAGGAGCTCGAAATCTACGGCGTGGACACGCGCCTCGGCGATTCCGCCACGGCGATTGAGCCCGGCGCGGTCACGCTGAAATCCGGCGCCCGCGTGGACGCGGACCTGGTCTGCATGTGCGCCGGCGTGAAGCCCCGGTCGGCTCTGGCGGCCGCGGCGGGCATCGAGACCGGCCCCCGCGGGCACATTGTTGTGGACGGGCGGATGCGCACGAGCGCGCCGGACGTGTACGCCGTGGGCGACGCGGTGCAGAGCCGCTGCACGGTCAGCGGGGAACCGGTGGCCATTCCGCTGGCGGGGCCGGCGAACCGACAGGGGCGCATTGCCGCGGATGTCATTTGCGGCCGCGACTCTGAATACATTGGCATCCAGGGGTCGAGCATCGTCAAGGTCTTCGACGTCGCCGCCGGACAGACTGGCCTGACGGAGAAGCGGTTGAAGGCCCTCGGCCTCCCCTACCGCCGGGCGTACCTGCACCCTTCCCAGCACGCCGGATACTATCCCGGCGCATATCCCGTGGACATCAAGCTGCTCTTCTCGCCCGAGGGGAAAATCTACGGGGTCCAGGCCACGGGCGCCGAGGGGGTGGACGTGGTGGTGGACACCATCGCCACGGCCATGCGCGGCGGCCTCACGGTCTACGACCTGGAGGAGCTGGAGCTGGCCTATTCCCCGCAGTGGGGCGCCGCCAAGCACGGCGTCAACATGACGGGCTTCGTCGCGGCCAATATCCTGCGCGGCGACATGGACGTGGTGGAGCCCGATGCGATTCCCGGGGACGCCTTCCTGCTGGACGTGCGCAAGCCCGAAGAGGCCGCCCTGGGGATGATCCCCGGCGCGACGGTCATCCCGGTGGACGAGTTGTCCGGCCGGCTGGACGAGCTGCCCCGCGACCGCGCCATTGCCGCCTACTGCGGCGTCGGCCTGCGCGCCTACATCGCCTGCCGGCTCCTGACCCAGGCCGGGTTCGCCGCCGCAAACATCAACGGCGGGTTCACCACCTGGCGGGCCTTCAACCCGCCCCCGGCAGGCCAGTCCTGA